Genomic DNA from Solanum pennellii chromosome 3, SPENNV200:
aaatattttgacaaatattcattgaattttcaaataattcaaTGAATATTTAAGGGAATTTTGAATCTCCATTCaaacataacaaataattttctCATAATAAAGTCAACCCTAGAGAATTTTCTCATGATTGGTcaatttcttattaattttatattcctTTGCAACTTGGAACCCATACATAACGtcatttcatcaaaattataatacaaGCAAATACAGTATAattgaaaacatatatatattatatatatatatatataatctaccATAAGACAAGATGCATGCAGCATTGATTTGTTTGGTGAGACGTTTCATCATGCATGGTACCAATTCTACATTCATCTTATTTTAATCGTCTTCGATTATAATTTACGTGacattatttgatttaattttttaaaaaatcaaaatttgatttaaaaatgaaataataattgtattagTGTACATAaatcattattaaaaataaagtgaaattataaagttagattattttaaatcataaacgAATGACATTTTTGttatcaaattaaaagaaaaaacgtATCACATGTATAAGAAAGAGAGATTAAATAAAAGCAAAAGGTAAGTTAGATTGCATCTGACCCTAATTTAGTAACAATAGTatactaatttaaaaataaagttgtcAACTATGTATACAAAataatggaagtgggaagtttGCATCTTTAATTTGTGTTGTTCCTGTTCATGTAGGCATGCAATCTATAGTGGGATCAGAGAAAATCTATATGGTTCTtggatgaaaaaaaatcaatgttcCCAATCCTTAATTAGTTGATTATTAAAAAATGGTGCATTGTATCAATGATcatattatgaattaattaacaCAACTAGCTACTATTCTACTTTATGTTGTATGGGGGTCAAAACTCGGAATTGAGAGTTAAATTTAGTgtttttaataaaaggaaaaaataaatatacaattgaaaaaGTGCTAAATGGTTagaaaatttgtttaaaataagttgattttttttggacaactttcacatatagcaaataaaaaattcatatttgtatgctatgacaaagtttgcataattgcgctccatagaaaaaatagaaactatATAATTCGTTacacatatacagttgaagcaaattgtataaaacgaagtgtataaaacaagaaagagaaagacacttgggcagagaactgtataaaaatgaagtgtataaaacgaattgtattattataagtgtatagaacgattatatacaatttgaatttgtataaaatgagaaagagagaaagacaaaagagacttgacaaggaatatacaattgaatcgaattgtataaaacgagaaagagagaaattagatacaatttgaaaattgtataaaacgagaaagagagaaagacaaaagaaactggtCAGggaagtatttttattgtataattataagtgtataggacgaaaatatatgtacttgcatgtgtatatacaatttctcACGCTTAATACAAACAataaacgcaatttatacattttgcttctgtttgtataaaagagaaaggcgagggtggcgagcgagatctggaagaggggagagaggggaacaaaaatatatgtatttatgcaattttctcttcttaatACTGTTAGAAacaattttatacacttgtgtttttataaaaagtgaggaagcgagcgagagagtggaggagagtggtgagcgagatATTTGGTTATTAgcttgctattatatacaattcccatctttttttcattttttagttagaaggtattaaagttaaaagggtaaaagtattttaaaaggtgaaataagatagaaaaaatatcattctGGCAAAATAAGATTACATCCAAACTATTGTAAACGATATGCAGATGTCTTTCGTCATATTTTTTGGAAAGTGGTGCCTCTGTCGTTCAAAAACTAGAGTATATATATGTCCTTCACTCTAACGAATGACTAAATAGGAACACGTAATGCAATCTTATGCATTGATCCAACGTCGAGTcaatggataagattatgatacatgtatgtccgttagtataaagAGTAtgtatgctctagtttttggacagCAGAAGTACCaatatctcaaaaatatgaCGGTAAGCATCTTCATACCATTTAAAATAGTTCGaaatatatttatccttttgtcctttaatattgaattgaatgatgttaaaaaataatttcatcattacaaattagaaaattagATTCAGAGTAACTCAACTGATAAGTGAATTTTACATCTTCACTTGTCATTATCTTCATATTCTTTGTATTATATttcaatatcatatttcatattatatatctgttatttgaaaatatgttgtttttatttagGAAGGAGTACCGGATGTTTAaattataactaaaataaagttttttaatcatttatttcaGAGTTATAATTCTATAACATgaaagtgatatattttttaaaaagttatgtgTGTATTAAAATTGATTACTTTGTCATAGTAGCTTTTTTATATCATTCCTCTTGTTACTTCTGAATAAATTGAGAAGTTTTGTTTTCTAGAAATTCCTTTAATcatgtttgaattttaaaattatataataatgtatatgtcataaaaaatgaatttttgtgcTATTGTATCATTTTTctacattataaattataaaatcaaagaTTCAATCCATTGAGACTTATGACTCATTCAGCCTCAAGCTCTCTCTTTAAAACATCATTTAGACGTATTGTAGACACGCAGagattaaaaatagaaatatgacTCAATAATATCGATTTTAATCTGAACATATATGTTTGTCCGATAAAACTAAAACTTTTTTGCTTTACTGAGATCtatagacattgaaattttgtgggactctactACAAGATGAGTTCAATTTGagactctacaaattgtgttcaactcaaaTTATGATTCTTGAAGGCTattaaaccctagtttatgcctatataagggtactaaattctcttaaaaaCATTTCGAAAATTCcttaaagagatcaagatctcgaatactccgcaaattgatggattattcatatagagaggtcaaatcAAATCATCCTAGTTTGAGAAATAACGCCACTAACGCCCTCGAATCATTGATAAATCTTAAGAGAGTAGaatcaaaaaatcaacaaaattataCCCGCAATCTATCTTGatcaataaatttatgtttcttcatattttatttgtgattttattttattttctctcactttaaaatttattacaaacggtactatttatagaaaactgAACTGATCATCAAAAAATCAAGCCTTGATGAATAAACATAATATACGAATTTGAATTAAAGAAGTGATAATACACCCATGATTAGacactatttttaaattttagaccAGAAATAAACAATCTTTAAATAAGGCATATTTCTCTCATATCTAGAGgaataagaacaaaaattatttatatttgaaagttttataatttttttttatgttaatattaGCCCCTGATCTGTAAGACAAGCATCGCTTTAATGAATGAAGTCCGCAAGCTCGTTACTATTGCAGGCTTTCAATGTATACATATTCTCACAGTACTTGTGagcaattaaataaataatgtgttcgatcataaatacatatttatccGTGTTACAAAAAATGATCTGATATAATTTTGcaatataaaaaatcaataaataaataaataaatacagtaAAAAGAGAAACGTAATGGTAAAATCAATACAGCTGGCATTAGGCAATAGGAATTAGCTAGGCTGCCGTTAAAACCAATACTTTATGATTTACTGTTAAAAAAAGGCTGCTGCTGCAACAGTAAATGACGTAACGAAATATAGGTGTGGTTTCTGTAAAGATTACGTTTTAGAGTTAACAAGAGATTGATTGATATGTTCAGTGCCGCTGTAATAACAGTGTTCACAAATACTTCATATTTTATCACGATCACCAATaaatttgatcatcattcatatgCCACTTTCAAAATTTGCATGCATCTGTTTATGACTTTgtcttaaattatatattaaccTTTGATGTACCCATAAGATTTGCATGAATTGAAGAGCATGGATGTGGAGTTATTAAACACCACTTCTTTTCAGTGTATACGCTCTATCTCGAAATTTTTATCAAACTAAGTCATTATCTaaaataattcatcaaaataaataatatatttttttaaaattgtacaaaattagtataaatttatttcacaataacgttttagggtatatttcattttttaaaaactgaCAGCGTTATGTTGATATgtgttactgtgagtaacgttttactcctaaaacctTTGTTTGAGTAACGTTAACGTATATCAATTTAACGCcgtcaacttttaaaaaaaatgaaatataccctaaaacctaactgtaaaatacatttatattaattttgtaaaattttataaaaacatattattttaataaataccTTTATATAATAACTTAATTTGGTCAATACTTTTCCTCTATCACAAACAATTGGAGCCTAATATTATTCACATGTTCCATTCGTCTgttcaattaattaatgacaCACTATTTGATTtactgatttttttaaaaaatttttagaCAAATGTGTAATTTCATTTTGTATTACTTCTTGTATTCTCATCATAATCCTAGTTTATTAATGTCATATTTTGTAACATGGAATGACATCTTAAAGAATATTTAGGGGATATCTagtcaaaattttcaacaatctattcaatatttgtatttttgtcaCCTCCCTCTTGAAAACACGATGTCTTTCTTGAAATCGTTGCGCTCTTTTACATAACCAATGCTTTATTGAATTTCCTCTTTGCACACTATGATCCGGCTTTGTTTAACATCACTATTCCAAAATAGCTCAAAAAATGCATCGCCTAACATAAGAACCGTAAAAATTTGTCAAAGATGCATCATGTCATGTGTAATCGAGCACCACAGTACCATATGTTTGTATCGTTTTATATGTGCCATGGAAATAATGACGACTTCGATTCAGCCAAAACACAAGGTTATTTGGAAATTGGAACTCAGAACATAATAATGACCAAATTGAACATTTACACATCACACAAACACCTCTGATACACTTAAAGgatctttttttcaaaaaataataactccCTCTTGTTACAATGTCACTTTACATTCGAAAATCATATTACTACTATTCAACTTTTATCTAAAcagtgagaaaaaaaaaaagtgtcaaCAATAGGAATTTTCTATctaaattatattcaaatacTCCACCGATTCTGCTCTTCACAAATGGCTCTTTGCAGATCTTCATTTGAATTCTTTGATAATAACACCGAACTGTCTGTTAAAAcgcaaaaaatgaaaattagttgaatattacatataaaaaaaattaatgagagCAGTAATGAAAATTTGATGTACCTTTTCGGGCTGAGCTGTATGATCTCTTGCAATGTAGAATAGCACTTTGGATTCCGTCATTTTGCTCAAGCAGTGAATCGTCTCGGCGATTCATCGGCGGGATTGAAGCTCCGGCGAAGGAAGAAGCTGTCGACCGGCTTTTCCCTAGACGTTTACGGACGGCCTCGAGTACAGCGACTCTGTTTCCGTTTTTCTCTTCTGATGAAATTCTTGGTGAGCTCAACGATTGcactgaagaagaagatgatgacaaTTGATTTTTGTCGGTGAACCTTTTCGAAGCTCTTGAGTATAGAGGcttcatcaaattcaaatacTTGCCCATATCAGCTCTTGTAAATTGCTTCGACGAATCGTTAATTGAAGATTCCCTTTCTTCCACCTTGCGTTTCTGGGTTTGAATCTTCGGACTCACCGTAGAAGAATCGTCAACGATCACTCTCTCCGGCTTCGATTTCCTGAACCCCAAAAAACATACAGCGAACTTGGGAGATGATCGGAGTACCGAATTCGGAGACTCCGGCGAGTTCGACTTTCCCTTCCCCTGCTTTACCGGACAACTCTTTTCCGAAACAGAGTTGGATGGGATATTATTATCTTTTGGGTGTCCATTAATCCCTGTAAATACCAAATCGAAAAACGAATCCTCATCCTTATCAATTTCTTCATGAGTACTCTCGGTTGATACCTGATTTCCTCTATAATCCACAGTATCAGTGAATTTTTTAACAGAATCAAAATCAGAGTCAATATCTCTAACAGCGGCAGTAGTACGCCAGAATTTGAGAAATTTCAATGATTCCATGGGTGTATGAGCAAATGAGAGAGACAAGTGAGCAAAATGTGAACGAAGAATTGGAGTAATG
This window encodes:
- the LOC107013792 gene encoding probable membrane-associated kinase regulator 5, yielding MESLKFLKFWRTTAAVRDIDSDFDSVKKFTDTVDYRGNQVSTESTHEEIDKDEDSFFDLVFTGINGHPKDNNIPSNSVSEKSCPVKQGKGKSNSPESPNSVLRSSPKFAVCFLGFRKSKPERVIVDDSSTVSPKIQTQKRKVEERESSINDSSKQFTRADMGKYLNLMKPLYSRASKRFTDKNQLSSSSSSVQSLSSPRISSEEKNGNRVAVLEAVRKRLGKSRSTASSFAGASIPPMNRRDDSLLEQNDGIQSAILHCKRSYSSARKDSSVLLSKNSNEDLQRAICEEQNRWSI